A genomic segment from Sulfitobacter mediterraneus encodes:
- a CDS encoding replication-associated recombination protein A has protein sequence MADLFDDGTAAAPDNAHRPLADRLRPQALSEVIGQQKVLGPDAPLTVMLASGALSSLVFWGPPGVGKTTIARLLADETDLHFVQISAIFSGVPELRKVFEAAKIRRQNGQGTLLFVDEIHRFNKAQQDGFLPHMEDGTILLVGATTENPSFELNAAVLSRAQVLVLERLPLADLELLAQRAEKELDKALPLDGPAREALLEMADGDGRALLNLIEQVSAWKVEGKLDPAALSQRLMRRAAQYDKSGDAHYNLISALHKSVRGSDPDAALYWFARMLEGGEDPRFLARRITRMAVEDIGLADPQAQAVCLQSWQTYERLGSPEGELALAQAVAYLALAPKSNATYVAYKGARRAAKETGSEPPPKHILNAPSKLMKEQGYGDGYAYDHDAEDGFSGQNYFPETMKRPVLYVPVERGFERELKKRLDYFAKLRLKRGDPE, from the coding sequence ATGGCTGATCTGTTTGATGATGGCACGGCCGCGGCACCGGACAATGCGCATCGCCCCTTGGCGGATCGGTTGCGCCCACAGGCCTTGTCCGAGGTGATCGGCCAGCAAAAGGTACTGGGGCCGGACGCGCCGCTCACGGTGATGCTGGCCTCTGGCGCATTGTCCTCGCTGGTATTCTGGGGGCCGCCCGGTGTGGGAAAGACCACGATTGCCAGGTTGCTTGCAGATGAAACTGATCTGCATTTTGTGCAGATCAGCGCGATTTTCAGCGGTGTTCCTGAGCTGCGCAAGGTATTTGAGGCGGCCAAGATCCGGCGGCAAAACGGGCAGGGCACCTTGCTGTTTGTCGATGAGATCCACCGGTTTAACAAGGCGCAGCAGGACGGGTTTTTGCCGCATATGGAGGATGGCACGATTTTGTTGGTTGGTGCCACGACCGAGAATCCCAGTTTTGAGTTGAACGCCGCTGTGCTGAGCCGGGCGCAGGTGCTTGTGCTTGAGCGCTTGCCCCTGGCCGATCTGGAGTTGCTAGCGCAACGGGCGGAGAAGGAGCTGGACAAGGCTTTGCCGCTGGACGGGCCTGCGCGTGAGGCCTTACTTGAAATGGCCGATGGCGACGGGCGTGCCTTGCTGAACCTGATTGAACAAGTCTCCGCGTGGAAGGTGGAGGGCAAGCTTGATCCGGCCGCATTGTCCCAGCGGTTGATGCGGCGGGCGGCGCAATACGACAAGAGTGGTGATGCCCATTACAATCTGATCAGTGCGCTGCATAAATCGGTGCGCGGCTCAGACCCGGACGCGGCGCTTTATTGGTTTGCTCGGATGCTGGAAGGCGGCGAAGACCCGCGTTTTCTTGCGCGGCGCATCACCCGTATGGCGGTAGAGGATATCGGGTTGGCCGACCCACAGGCGCAGGCGGTGTGTCTGCAATCGTGGCAGACCTATGAGCGGCTTGGCAGTCCCGAGGGAGAATTGGCCTTGGCGCAGGCCGTGGCCTATCTGGCCCTGGCACCAAAATCCAACGCGACCTACGTGGCCTACAAGGGGGCGCGCCGCGCCGCCAAGGAGACCGGATCAGAGCCACCGCCGAAACATATCCTCAATGCACCTTCCAAATTGATGAAGGAGCAGGGCTATGGCGATGGCTATGCCTATGACCATGATGCCGAAGACGGGTTTTCCGGACAGAACTATTTTCCTGAAACGATGAAGCGGCCGGTGCTCTATGTTCCGGTAGAGCGCGGGTTTGAACGCGAGTTGAAAAAGCGGCTGGATTATTTTGCGAAACTGCGTCTCAAACGGGG
- a CDS encoding trypsin-like peptidase domain-containing protein, with amino-acid sequence MKIFVLILALMAGPLTAQQQVPQSAAQMQLSFVPLVKEATPAVVNIYAKIITQAQRTPLQRDPFFERFFRDPYSEKPRVQNSLGSGVILSADGIVVSNYHVVGMATEIRVVLNDRREYNARVLLGDRDADLAILKIDAEEDLPFLTLRGSETVEVGELALAIGNPFGVGQTVSSGIVSGLARSGAGGGNSGLGYFIQTDAPINPGNSGGALIDMAGRLIGINTSILTRSGGSNGIGFAIPADLVAAFVERARDGATEFDRPWAGISGQPVDSDMAATLGLDRSGGIIVSGLHAASPFLAAGLEVGDVILEVGGAAVNTPAEMVYRMSVAGLARETPVLYLRGGKRFEVQVALIAAPDEPPRDQIVMTERSLLPGLVLARINPAVISEMNLPLEATGVVVVEAGRFAQRVGLRRGDVIVHINETEISSPEDAAELLSGKVRWIEMTLQRGDRRTLLRFRV; translated from the coding sequence ATGAAGATATTTGTTTTAATTCTCGCGCTGATGGCTGGCCCCCTGACCGCGCAGCAACAGGTGCCGCAGAGCGCGGCGCAGATGCAGCTGAGCTTTGTGCCCTTGGTCAAAGAGGCAACGCCCGCCGTTGTGAACATCTACGCCAAGATCATTACCCAGGCACAGCGCACCCCGTTGCAGCGCGATCCGTTTTTCGAGCGGTTCTTTCGTGATCCCTATTCCGAAAAGCCGCGCGTGCAAAACTCGCTTGGCTCCGGTGTGATCCTGTCTGCGGATGGGATTGTTGTGTCCAATTATCACGTCGTTGGCATGGCGACGGAGATCCGTGTGGTTTTGAATGACCGGCGTGAATACAACGCGCGGGTCTTGTTGGGGGATCGGGATGCGGATCTGGCCATCCTCAAGATTGATGCCGAAGAGGATTTGCCGTTCCTGACCCTTCGCGGCAGCGAAACGGTTGAAGTCGGCGAACTGGCCTTGGCCATCGGCAACCCCTTTGGGGTAGGCCAGACCGTCAGCAGCGGGATTGTCTCCGGTTTGGCCCGCAGCGGCGCGGGAGGCGGCAATTCGGGTCTTGGTTATTTCATCCAGACCGACGCGCCGATCAATCCGGGGAATTCGGGCGGTGCGTTGATTGACATGGCTGGGCGGTTGATTGGCATCAACACTTCTATTCTCACGCGATCCGGCGGCAGCAACGGGATCGGGTTTGCCATTCCGGCAGATCTGGTTGCGGCCTTTGTTGAACGCGCGCGGGATGGTGCCACGGAATTTGACCGCCCCTGGGCGGGGATCAGCGGGCAGCCTGTCGATAGCGACATGGCGGCGACACTGGGATTGGACCGGTCGGGGGGTATCATCGTGTCGGGTCTGCATGCGGCCAGCCCCTTCCTTGCGGCGGGCTTGGAGGTTGGTGATGTGATTTTGGAAGTTGGCGGCGCTGCGGTGAACACCCCGGCTGAGATGGTCTACCGGATGAGCGTTGCGGGCCTCGCCCGCGAAACCCCGGTGCTATATCTGCGCGGCGGCAAGCGATTTGAGGTCCAGGTTGCGTTGATCGCCGCCCCCGACGAGCCGCCACGCGATCAGATCGTGATGACCGAGCGAAGCCTGCTGCCCGGTCTGGTGCTGGCGCGGATCAATCCGGCGGTGATCTCCGAAATGAACTTGCCACTTGAAGCAACCGGTGTGGTGGTGGTTGAGGCGGGCCGCTTTGCCCAGCGGGTCGGGCTGCGGCGCGGGGACGTGATCGTGCACATCAACGAGACCGAGATTTCCAGCCCCGAAGACGCTGCTGAATTGCTGAGCGGCAAAGTGCGCTGGATCGAGATGACCTTGCAGCGTGGCGACCGGCGTACGCTCTTGCGGTTCAGGGTGTAA
- the rplQ gene encoding 50S ribosomal protein L17: MRHARGYRRLNRTHEHRKALWANMAGSLIEHEQIKTTLPKAKELRPIIEKLITLAKRGDLHARRQAASKLKQDQYVAKLFDILGPRYKDRQGGYVRVLKAGFRYGDMAPMAIIEFVDRDRDAKGAGDKARLAAEEAAE; the protein is encoded by the coding sequence ATGCGTCACGCACGTGGATATCGCCGCCTGAACCGTACACATGAGCACCGCAAGGCGCTCTGGGCAAACATGGCCGGCTCGCTCATCGAACATGAGCAAATCAAAACAACTTTGCCAAAAGCAAAAGAACTGCGCCCGATCATCGAGAAGCTGATCACGCTGGCGAAACGCGGCGATCTGCACGCCCGCCGTCAGGCCGCGTCCAAGCTCAAGCAGGACCAGTATGTCGCGAAATTGTTCGACATCCTTGGTCCGCGCTACAAAGACCGCCAGGGTGGTTATGTGCGCGTTCTCAAAGCGGGCTTCCGCTATGGCGACATGGCGCCCATGGCGATCATCGAATTTGTTGATCGTGACCGCGACGCAAAAGGCGCAGGCGATAAAGCCCGCCTGGCAGCGGAAGAAGCCGCAGAATAA